A part of Prionailurus viverrinus isolate Anna chromosome E1, UM_Priviv_1.0, whole genome shotgun sequence genomic DNA contains:
- the ALOX12 gene encoding polyunsaturated fatty acid lipoxygenase ALOX12 isoform X2 gives MPGSRPTPRCALTPASLTSAGTPKGGRQEFAPPCLGPGSNAVETRRRGPAGVLPPEASAAPQPAFPRCQPREAETPSPTLPPHFPKEEEFERDVPKDLGPLQFVKLRKHHSLVDDAWFCDCITVRGPGACEEATFFPCYRWVQGQDVLSLPEGTARLAGDNALDVFQKHREKELKERRRLYCWATWKEGLPRTIAAERQDDLPPNSRFHEEKRLDFEWALKAGALETVLKRVYTLLSSWSRLEDFDQIFWGQKSDLAERVHHCWRDDELFGYQFLNGANPMVLRRSASLPSRLVLPSGTEALGAQLERELQSGSLFEADFSLLDGIPANVIRGEKQYLAAPLVMLQMRPEGKLLPVVIQIQPPSPSCPAPPLFLPSDPPLAWLLAKIWVRNSDFQLHQLQYHLLNTHLVAEVIAVATMRCLPGLHPVFKLLIPHIRYTLEINTRARSQLISEGGIFDKAVSTGGGGHVHLLRRAMAQLTYSSLCPPDDLAARGLLGIPSALYAHDALRLWEIIARVWKELGNVPQDNAGETCPHKQDDVVRGDPELQAWCREITEVGLCQAQDRARGPEKTRTTAREGRARVPLGLPCSPRGYFPTCDTNGVSLPPSSPRVSSVISLRCASSLALPSTGPSTRARYDSRQPGSPKLDWYAWVPNAPCTMRMPPPTTKEDVKMATVMGSLPDIRQACLQMTITWHLGRRQPDMVPLGHHKEKYFSSPKAKAVLSQFQTDLENLEREITARNAQVDLPYDYLRPSRIENSVTI, from the exons ATGCCGGGTTCCCGCCCGACTCCACGCTGCGCCCTAACACCTGCGTCCCTAACATCTGCAGGCACTCCGAAGGGTGGACGCCAGGAGTTTGCGCCGCCCTGCCTCG GGCCGGGCTCCAACGCGGTAGAAACCAGGCGCCGCGGGCCCGCCGGGGTCCTTCCACCAGAGGCCAGCGCGGCCCCCCAGCCAGCCTTCCCCAGGTGCCAGCCCAGGGAGGCCGAGacgccctcccccactcttcctcCCCACTTCCCGAAG GAGGAGGAGTTCGAGCGCGACGTCCCCAAGGACCTGGGGCCCCTGCAGTTCGTGAAGCTGCGCAAACACCACTCGCTGGTGGACGACGCTTGGTTCTGCGACTGCATCACCGTGCGCGGCCCCGGAGCCTGCGAGGAGGCCACCTTCTTTCCCTGCTACCGCTGGGTGCAAGGCCAGGACGTGCTGAGCCTGCCCGAGGGCACCG CGCGCCTGGCAGGAGACAATGCCTTGGACGTGTTCCAGAAGCATCGGGAGAAAGAGCTGAAGGAGAGACGAAGACTGTACTG CTGGGCCACCTGGAAGGAAGGGTTACCCCGGACGATAGCGGCAGAACGCCAGGACGACCTGCCTCCAAACTCGAGGTTCCATGAGGAAAAGAGGCTGGACTTCGAGTGGGCGCTGAAGGCAGG GGCTCTGGAGACGGTCCTCAAGCGCGTTTACACCCTCCTGAGCTCCTGGAGCCGCCTGGAGGATTTTGACCAGATCTTCTGGGGCCAGAAGAGCGACCTGGCTG AGAGAGTTCACCACTGCTGGCGGGACGATGAACTTTTCGGCTACCAGTTCCTCAACGGCGCCAACCCCATGGTGCTGAGACGCTCCgcctccctgccctcccggcTGGTGCTGCCCTCGGGGACCGAGGCGCTGGGGGCCCAGCTGGAGAGAGAACTCCAG AGCGGTTCCCTGTTTGAGGCTGACTTCAGCCTGCTGGACGGAATCCCGGCCAACGTGATCCGAGGAGAGAAGCAGTACCTGGCCGCCCCCCTCGTCATGCTCCAGATGCGGCCCGAGGGGAAGCTGCTGCCCGTGGTCATCCAG atccagccccccagccccagctgccccGCGCCCCCGCTGTTCCTGCCCTCGGATCCCCCGCTCGCCTGGCTCCTGGCAAAGATCTGGGTCCGCAATTCCGATTTCCAGCTGCACCAGCTCCAGTATCATCTGCTCAACACTCACCTGGTGGCCGAGGTCATCGCCGTGGCCACCATGAGGTGCCTCCCAGGGCTGCACCCCGTCTTCAAG ctcctgaTCCCGCACATCCGCTATACCTTGGAAATCAACACCCGGGCCAGATCCCAGCTCATCTCGGAAGGAGGAATATTTGATAAG GCGGTGAGCACTGGCGGAGGGGGCCACGTGCACTTGCTCCGTCGGGCCATGGCCCAGCTGACCTACAGCTCCCTCTGTCCTCCTGACGACCTGGCTGCGCGGGGCCTGCTGGGAATCCCAAGTGCCCTCTACGCCCACGACGCCCTACGGCTCTGGGAGATCATTGCCCG CGTTTGGAAAGAGCTAGGGAACGTCCCCCAAGACAACGCCGGTGAGACCTGTCCCCACAAACA GGACGACGTCGTGAGAGGGGACCCTGAGCTGCAGGCCTGGTGCCGGGAGATCACCGAGGTGGGGCTGTGCCAGGCCCAGGACCGAG CACGGGGGCCCGAGAAGACCAGGaccacagccagggagggacgTGCCCGGGTCCCGCTGGGGCTCCCGTGCTCCCCTCGTGGTTATTTTCCTACATGCGACACAAACGGG gtttccctgcctccttccagtCCCAGAGTCAGCTCTGTCATTTCCTTACGATGTGCGTCTTCACTTGCACTGCCCAGCACGGGGCCATCAACCAGGGCCAGGTATGACAGCCGGCAGCCCGGGTCCCCGAAG CTGGACTGGTACGCCTGGGTCCCTAACGCCCCGTGCACCATGCGGATGCCCCCACCCACGACCAAGGAAGACGTGAAAATGGCCACAGTGATGGGCTCACTACCTGACATCCGACAGGCCTGTCTTCAAATGACCATCACGTGGCACCTGGGTCGCCGCCAGCCAGACATG GTACCTCTGGGGCACCACAAAGAAAAGTATTTCTCAAGCCCCAAGGCCAAGGCTGTACTAAGCCAATTCCAAACAGATCTGGAAAACTTAGAAAGAGAGATCACAGCCCGGAATGCACAAGTGGACCTGCCCTACGACTACCTGAGGCCCAGCCGCATAGAGAACAGTGTTACCATCTGA
- the ALOX12 gene encoding polyunsaturated fatty acid lipoxygenase ALOX12 isoform X7: MPGSRPTPRCALTPASLTSAGTPKGGRQEFAPPCLGPGSNAVETRRRGPAGVLPPEASAAPQPAFPRCQPREAETPSPTLPPHFPKEEEFERDVPKDLGPLQFVKLRKHHSLVDDAWFCDCITVRGPGACEEATFFPCYRWVQGQDVLSLPEGTARLAGDNALDVFQKHREKELKERRRLYCWATWKEGLPRTIAAERQDDLPPNSRFHEEKRLDFEWALKAGALETVLKRVYTLLSSWSRLEDFDQIFWGQKSDLAERVHHCWRDDELFGYQFLNGANPMVLRRSASLPSRLVLPSGTEALGAQLERELQSGSLFEADFSLLDGIPANVIRGEKQYLAAPLVMLQMRPEGKLLPVVIQIQPPSPSCPAPPLFLPSDPPLAWLLAKIWVRNSDFQLHQLQYHLLNTHLVAEVIAVATMRCLPGLHPVFKLLIPHIRYTLEINTRARSQLISEGGIFDKAVSTGGGGHVHLLRRAMAQLTYSSLCPPDDLAARGLLGIPSALYAHDALRLWEIIARVWKELGNVPQDNAGETCPHKQYVQGIVRLFYHRDDVVRGDPELQAWCREITEVGLCQAQDRGFPASFQSQSQLCHFLTMCVFTCTAQHGAINQGQLDWYAWVPNAPCTMRMPPPTTKEDVKMATVMGSLPDIRQACLQMTITWHLGRRQPDMVPLGHHKEKYFSSPKAKAVLSQFQTDLENLEREITARNAQVDLPYDYLRPSRIENSVTI; encoded by the exons ATGCCGGGTTCCCGCCCGACTCCACGCTGCGCCCTAACACCTGCGTCCCTAACATCTGCAGGCACTCCGAAGGGTGGACGCCAGGAGTTTGCGCCGCCCTGCCTCG GGCCGGGCTCCAACGCGGTAGAAACCAGGCGCCGCGGGCCCGCCGGGGTCCTTCCACCAGAGGCCAGCGCGGCCCCCCAGCCAGCCTTCCCCAGGTGCCAGCCCAGGGAGGCCGAGacgccctcccccactcttcctcCCCACTTCCCGAAG GAGGAGGAGTTCGAGCGCGACGTCCCCAAGGACCTGGGGCCCCTGCAGTTCGTGAAGCTGCGCAAACACCACTCGCTGGTGGACGACGCTTGGTTCTGCGACTGCATCACCGTGCGCGGCCCCGGAGCCTGCGAGGAGGCCACCTTCTTTCCCTGCTACCGCTGGGTGCAAGGCCAGGACGTGCTGAGCCTGCCCGAGGGCACCG CGCGCCTGGCAGGAGACAATGCCTTGGACGTGTTCCAGAAGCATCGGGAGAAAGAGCTGAAGGAGAGACGAAGACTGTACTG CTGGGCCACCTGGAAGGAAGGGTTACCCCGGACGATAGCGGCAGAACGCCAGGACGACCTGCCTCCAAACTCGAGGTTCCATGAGGAAAAGAGGCTGGACTTCGAGTGGGCGCTGAAGGCAGG GGCTCTGGAGACGGTCCTCAAGCGCGTTTACACCCTCCTGAGCTCCTGGAGCCGCCTGGAGGATTTTGACCAGATCTTCTGGGGCCAGAAGAGCGACCTGGCTG AGAGAGTTCACCACTGCTGGCGGGACGATGAACTTTTCGGCTACCAGTTCCTCAACGGCGCCAACCCCATGGTGCTGAGACGCTCCgcctccctgccctcccggcTGGTGCTGCCCTCGGGGACCGAGGCGCTGGGGGCCCAGCTGGAGAGAGAACTCCAG AGCGGTTCCCTGTTTGAGGCTGACTTCAGCCTGCTGGACGGAATCCCGGCCAACGTGATCCGAGGAGAGAAGCAGTACCTGGCCGCCCCCCTCGTCATGCTCCAGATGCGGCCCGAGGGGAAGCTGCTGCCCGTGGTCATCCAG atccagccccccagccccagctgccccGCGCCCCCGCTGTTCCTGCCCTCGGATCCCCCGCTCGCCTGGCTCCTGGCAAAGATCTGGGTCCGCAATTCCGATTTCCAGCTGCACCAGCTCCAGTATCATCTGCTCAACACTCACCTGGTGGCCGAGGTCATCGCCGTGGCCACCATGAGGTGCCTCCCAGGGCTGCACCCCGTCTTCAAG ctcctgaTCCCGCACATCCGCTATACCTTGGAAATCAACACCCGGGCCAGATCCCAGCTCATCTCGGAAGGAGGAATATTTGATAAG GCGGTGAGCACTGGCGGAGGGGGCCACGTGCACTTGCTCCGTCGGGCCATGGCCCAGCTGACCTACAGCTCCCTCTGTCCTCCTGACGACCTGGCTGCGCGGGGCCTGCTGGGAATCCCAAGTGCCCTCTACGCCCACGACGCCCTACGGCTCTGGGAGATCATTGCCCG CGTTTGGAAAGAGCTAGGGAACGTCCCCCAAGACAACGCCGGTGAGACCTGTCCCCACAAACA GTACGTGCAGGGCATCGTCCGCCTTTTCTACCACAGGGACGACGTCGTGAGAGGGGACCCTGAGCTGCAGGCCTGGTGCCGGGAGATCACCGAGGTGGGGCTGTGCCAGGCCCAGGACCGAG gtttccctgcctccttccagtCCCAGAGTCAGCTCTGTCATTTCCTTACGATGTGCGTCTTCACTTGCACTGCCCAGCACGGGGCCATCAACCAGGGCCAG CTGGACTGGTACGCCTGGGTCCCTAACGCCCCGTGCACCATGCGGATGCCCCCACCCACGACCAAGGAAGACGTGAAAATGGCCACAGTGATGGGCTCACTACCTGACATCCGACAGGCCTGTCTTCAAATGACCATCACGTGGCACCTGGGTCGCCGCCAGCCAGACATG GTACCTCTGGGGCACCACAAAGAAAAGTATTTCTCAAGCCCCAAGGCCAAGGCTGTACTAAGCCAATTCCAAACAGATCTGGAAAACTTAGAAAGAGAGATCACAGCCCGGAATGCACAAGTGGACCTGCCCTACGACTACCTGAGGCCCAGCCGCATAGAGAACAGTGTTACCATCTGA
- the ALOX12 gene encoding polyunsaturated fatty acid lipoxygenase ALOX12 isoform X4 — MPGSRPTPRCALTPASLTSAGTPKGGRQEFAPPCLGPGSNAVETRRRGPAGVLPPEASAAPQPAFPRCQPREAETPSPTLPPHFPKEEEFERDVPKDLGPLQFVKLRKHHSLVDDAWFCDCITVRGPGACEEATFFPCYRWVQGQDVLSLPEGTARLAGDNALDVFQKHREKELKERRRLYCWATWKEGLPRTIAAERQDDLPPNSRFHEEKRLDFEWALKAGALETVLKRVYTLLSSWSRLEDFDQIFWGQKSDLAERVHHCWRDDELFGYQFLNGANPMVLRRSASLPSRLVLPSGTEALGAQLERELQSGSLFEADFSLLDGIPANVIRGEKQYLAAPLVMLQMRPEGKLLPVVIQIQPPSPSCPAPPLFLPSDPPLAWLLAKIWVRNSDFQLHQLQYHLLNTHLVAEVIAVATMRCLPGLHPVFKLLIPHIRYTLEINTRARSQLISEGGIFDKAVSTGGGGHVHLLRRAMAQLTYSSLCPPDDLAARGLLGIPSALYAHDALRLWEIIARVWKELGNVPQDNAGETCPHKQYVQGIVRLFYHRDDVVRGDPELQAWCREITEVGLCQAQDRATREASESRSELKIIPDTQGLSSAETLAINLYCHPLARVTDAPNPPQHGGPRRPGPQPGRDVPGSRWGSRAPLVVIFLHATQTGFPCLLPVPESALSFPYDVRLHLHCPARGHQPGPGMTAGSPGPRRQVSDLGIPKGKTGVPSRSTRTLGLQFLPPAGLVRLGP, encoded by the exons ATGCCGGGTTCCCGCCCGACTCCACGCTGCGCCCTAACACCTGCGTCCCTAACATCTGCAGGCACTCCGAAGGGTGGACGCCAGGAGTTTGCGCCGCCCTGCCTCG GGCCGGGCTCCAACGCGGTAGAAACCAGGCGCCGCGGGCCCGCCGGGGTCCTTCCACCAGAGGCCAGCGCGGCCCCCCAGCCAGCCTTCCCCAGGTGCCAGCCCAGGGAGGCCGAGacgccctcccccactcttcctcCCCACTTCCCGAAG GAGGAGGAGTTCGAGCGCGACGTCCCCAAGGACCTGGGGCCCCTGCAGTTCGTGAAGCTGCGCAAACACCACTCGCTGGTGGACGACGCTTGGTTCTGCGACTGCATCACCGTGCGCGGCCCCGGAGCCTGCGAGGAGGCCACCTTCTTTCCCTGCTACCGCTGGGTGCAAGGCCAGGACGTGCTGAGCCTGCCCGAGGGCACCG CGCGCCTGGCAGGAGACAATGCCTTGGACGTGTTCCAGAAGCATCGGGAGAAAGAGCTGAAGGAGAGACGAAGACTGTACTG CTGGGCCACCTGGAAGGAAGGGTTACCCCGGACGATAGCGGCAGAACGCCAGGACGACCTGCCTCCAAACTCGAGGTTCCATGAGGAAAAGAGGCTGGACTTCGAGTGGGCGCTGAAGGCAGG GGCTCTGGAGACGGTCCTCAAGCGCGTTTACACCCTCCTGAGCTCCTGGAGCCGCCTGGAGGATTTTGACCAGATCTTCTGGGGCCAGAAGAGCGACCTGGCTG AGAGAGTTCACCACTGCTGGCGGGACGATGAACTTTTCGGCTACCAGTTCCTCAACGGCGCCAACCCCATGGTGCTGAGACGCTCCgcctccctgccctcccggcTGGTGCTGCCCTCGGGGACCGAGGCGCTGGGGGCCCAGCTGGAGAGAGAACTCCAG AGCGGTTCCCTGTTTGAGGCTGACTTCAGCCTGCTGGACGGAATCCCGGCCAACGTGATCCGAGGAGAGAAGCAGTACCTGGCCGCCCCCCTCGTCATGCTCCAGATGCGGCCCGAGGGGAAGCTGCTGCCCGTGGTCATCCAG atccagccccccagccccagctgccccGCGCCCCCGCTGTTCCTGCCCTCGGATCCCCCGCTCGCCTGGCTCCTGGCAAAGATCTGGGTCCGCAATTCCGATTTCCAGCTGCACCAGCTCCAGTATCATCTGCTCAACACTCACCTGGTGGCCGAGGTCATCGCCGTGGCCACCATGAGGTGCCTCCCAGGGCTGCACCCCGTCTTCAAG ctcctgaTCCCGCACATCCGCTATACCTTGGAAATCAACACCCGGGCCAGATCCCAGCTCATCTCGGAAGGAGGAATATTTGATAAG GCGGTGAGCACTGGCGGAGGGGGCCACGTGCACTTGCTCCGTCGGGCCATGGCCCAGCTGACCTACAGCTCCCTCTGTCCTCCTGACGACCTGGCTGCGCGGGGCCTGCTGGGAATCCCAAGTGCCCTCTACGCCCACGACGCCCTACGGCTCTGGGAGATCATTGCCCG CGTTTGGAAAGAGCTAGGGAACGTCCCCCAAGACAACGCCGGTGAGACCTGTCCCCACAAACA GTACGTGCAGGGCATCGTCCGCCTTTTCTACCACAGGGACGACGTCGTGAGAGGGGACCCTGAGCTGCAGGCCTGGTGCCGGGAGATCACCGAGGTGGGGCTGTGCCAGGCCCAGGACCGAG CCACGCGTGAAGCTTCGGAATCCCGTTCCGAACTGAAGATAATTCCAGATACCCAGGGACTGTCCTCCGCAGAGACCCTGGCCATCAATCTTTACTGCCATCCCCTAGCCCGAGTCACAGATGCCCCTAATCCGCCACAGCACGGGGGCCCGAGAAGACCAGGaccacagccagggagggacgTGCCCGGGTCCCGCTGGGGCTCCCGTGCTCCCCTCGTGGTTATTTTCCTACATGCGACACAAACGGG gtttccctgcctccttccagtCCCAGAGTCAGCTCTGTCATTTCCTTACGATGTGCGTCTTCACTTGCACTGCCCAGCACGGGGCCATCAACCAGGGCCAGGTATGACAGCCGGCAGCCCGGGTCCCCGAAGGCAAGTGTCGGACCTTGGGATTCCCAAGGGAAAGACGGGGGTTCCAAGCAGAAGTACCAGGACCCTAGGCTTGCAGTTTCTTCCCCCAGCTGGACTGGTACGCCTGGGTCCCTAA
- the ALOX12 gene encoding polyunsaturated fatty acid lipoxygenase ALOX12 isoform X11, with translation MPGSRPTPRCALTPASLTSAGTPKGGRQEFAPPCLGPGSNAVETRRRGPAGVLPPEASAAPQPAFPRCQPREAETPSPTLPPHFPKEEEFERDVPKDLGPLQFVKLRKHHSLVDDAWFCDCITVRGPGACEEATFFPCYRWVQGQDVLSLPEGTARLAGDNALDVFQKHREKELKERRRLYCWATWKEGLPRTIAAERQDDLPPNSRFHEEKRLDFEWALKAGALETVLKRVYTLLSSWSRLEDFDQIFWGQKSDLAERVHHCWRDDELFGYQFLNGANPMVLRRSASLPSRLVLPSGTEALGAQLERELQSGSLFEADFSLLDGIPANVIRGEKQYLAAPLVMLQMRPEGKLLPVVIQIQPPSPSCPAPPLFLPSDPPLAWLLAKIWVRNSDFQLHQLQYHLLNTHLVAEVIAVATMRCLPGLHPVFKLLIPHIRYTLEINTRARSQLISEGGIFDKAVSTGGGGHVHLLRRAMAQLTYSSLCPPDDLAARGLLGIPSALYAHDALRLWEIIARVWKELGNVPQDNAGETCPHKQYVQGIVRLFYHRDDVVRGDPELQAWCREITEVGLCQAQDRATREASESRSELKIIPDTQGLSSAETLAINLYCHPLARVTDAPNPPQHGGPRRPGPQPGRDVPGSRWGSRAPLVVIFLHATQTGFPCLLPVPESALSFPYDVRLHLHCPARGHQPGPAGLVRLGP, from the exons ATGCCGGGTTCCCGCCCGACTCCACGCTGCGCCCTAACACCTGCGTCCCTAACATCTGCAGGCACTCCGAAGGGTGGACGCCAGGAGTTTGCGCCGCCCTGCCTCG GGCCGGGCTCCAACGCGGTAGAAACCAGGCGCCGCGGGCCCGCCGGGGTCCTTCCACCAGAGGCCAGCGCGGCCCCCCAGCCAGCCTTCCCCAGGTGCCAGCCCAGGGAGGCCGAGacgccctcccccactcttcctcCCCACTTCCCGAAG GAGGAGGAGTTCGAGCGCGACGTCCCCAAGGACCTGGGGCCCCTGCAGTTCGTGAAGCTGCGCAAACACCACTCGCTGGTGGACGACGCTTGGTTCTGCGACTGCATCACCGTGCGCGGCCCCGGAGCCTGCGAGGAGGCCACCTTCTTTCCCTGCTACCGCTGGGTGCAAGGCCAGGACGTGCTGAGCCTGCCCGAGGGCACCG CGCGCCTGGCAGGAGACAATGCCTTGGACGTGTTCCAGAAGCATCGGGAGAAAGAGCTGAAGGAGAGACGAAGACTGTACTG CTGGGCCACCTGGAAGGAAGGGTTACCCCGGACGATAGCGGCAGAACGCCAGGACGACCTGCCTCCAAACTCGAGGTTCCATGAGGAAAAGAGGCTGGACTTCGAGTGGGCGCTGAAGGCAGG GGCTCTGGAGACGGTCCTCAAGCGCGTTTACACCCTCCTGAGCTCCTGGAGCCGCCTGGAGGATTTTGACCAGATCTTCTGGGGCCAGAAGAGCGACCTGGCTG AGAGAGTTCACCACTGCTGGCGGGACGATGAACTTTTCGGCTACCAGTTCCTCAACGGCGCCAACCCCATGGTGCTGAGACGCTCCgcctccctgccctcccggcTGGTGCTGCCCTCGGGGACCGAGGCGCTGGGGGCCCAGCTGGAGAGAGAACTCCAG AGCGGTTCCCTGTTTGAGGCTGACTTCAGCCTGCTGGACGGAATCCCGGCCAACGTGATCCGAGGAGAGAAGCAGTACCTGGCCGCCCCCCTCGTCATGCTCCAGATGCGGCCCGAGGGGAAGCTGCTGCCCGTGGTCATCCAG atccagccccccagccccagctgccccGCGCCCCCGCTGTTCCTGCCCTCGGATCCCCCGCTCGCCTGGCTCCTGGCAAAGATCTGGGTCCGCAATTCCGATTTCCAGCTGCACCAGCTCCAGTATCATCTGCTCAACACTCACCTGGTGGCCGAGGTCATCGCCGTGGCCACCATGAGGTGCCTCCCAGGGCTGCACCCCGTCTTCAAG ctcctgaTCCCGCACATCCGCTATACCTTGGAAATCAACACCCGGGCCAGATCCCAGCTCATCTCGGAAGGAGGAATATTTGATAAG GCGGTGAGCACTGGCGGAGGGGGCCACGTGCACTTGCTCCGTCGGGCCATGGCCCAGCTGACCTACAGCTCCCTCTGTCCTCCTGACGACCTGGCTGCGCGGGGCCTGCTGGGAATCCCAAGTGCCCTCTACGCCCACGACGCCCTACGGCTCTGGGAGATCATTGCCCG CGTTTGGAAAGAGCTAGGGAACGTCCCCCAAGACAACGCCGGTGAGACCTGTCCCCACAAACA GTACGTGCAGGGCATCGTCCGCCTTTTCTACCACAGGGACGACGTCGTGAGAGGGGACCCTGAGCTGCAGGCCTGGTGCCGGGAGATCACCGAGGTGGGGCTGTGCCAGGCCCAGGACCGAG CCACGCGTGAAGCTTCGGAATCCCGTTCCGAACTGAAGATAATTCCAGATACCCAGGGACTGTCCTCCGCAGAGACCCTGGCCATCAATCTTTACTGCCATCCCCTAGCCCGAGTCACAGATGCCCCTAATCCGCCACAGCACGGGGGCCCGAGAAGACCAGGaccacagccagggagggacgTGCCCGGGTCCCGCTGGGGCTCCCGTGCTCCCCTCGTGGTTATTTTCCTACATGCGACACAAACGGG gtttccctgcctccttccagtCCCAGAGTCAGCTCTGTCATTTCCTTACGATGTGCGTCTTCACTTGCACTGCCCAGCACGGGGCCATCAACCAGGGCCAG CTGGACTGGTACGCCTGGGTCCCTAA